The nucleotide sequence CTTCTGCTTGAGGGGGCCGACGGCCGCGGCGTACGTGTCCAGCGCCGAGGCCACGGTCTCCAGTTCCGTGGCGAACTCGTCGCCCTTGGCCGCCACCGGCGCGGTCGTCGCGAACAGCGCTTCCGCCTCGGGCGCCTTGTAGTACGCGGAGAGGCCGCCGAAGCGGGTGTGGATCGCCGAGCCCGAGTCCTTCAGTGAGGTGCCGGCCGTGCGGACGCCCGTGATGTTCTGGTCGAGCAGCTCCAGGTTGCCGGTGAACTCGGGGACCTCCTCCGGGATGACGGGGATGTCGTCGCTCACTTCGGCCCCTGCCCGCCGTTGCCGTCGACACCCGGCGGGGGTGGCACCACCGTCGCCTTGAGGGCGTTGGCCTGCTGCACGGCGGCCATGTCCAGGTCGCCCGTGACATACGCGTTGGTGGCCTTGGCCGCGCCCTGCACGGAGTCGATGGTCCGCTGCGCCATGTACGCCAGCTTCTGCTGCCGCTCCTGCAGGTACTTGCTCAGCGCCGCCGCGACCGGGCCGACCGGCACGCGTGGCGTGCCCGTGGCGACCGGCCCGATCATGGGCCCGCTGAACTGCCCGCCCGGTACGGCCGTACCGGCCGACTCGGCCGCGCTCGCCATGTTCGACACCAGCGAGTTGGCGGCCTTCTCCAGGCCGCCCGCCGCCTCACCGGTCGAGTTCAGCGTGGTCTGCACGTTGATCGGATCGATGTCCCATGCCGGCATCGCCGCTACCCCCGTAACGCCCTGTCGGATACGTCGT is from Streptomyces sp. NBC_01314 and encodes:
- a CDS encoding DUF6507 family protein; this encodes MPAWDIDPINVQTTLNSTGEAAGGLEKAANSLVSNMASAAESAGTAVPGGQFSGPMIGPVATGTPRVPVGPVAAALSKYLQERQQKLAYMAQRTIDSVQGAAKATNAYVTGDLDMAAVQQANALKATVVPPPPGVDGNGGQGPK